A section of the Pseudanabaena mucicola str. Chao 1806 genome encodes:
- a CDS encoding Uma2 family endonuclease: MVTQLLTQTPIIYPDCDGQPMANNTTQFCWIVTIKQNLEWIFANDDVFVARDLFWYPIEGKASIVVAPDLMVAIGRPKGDRKSYQQWNEANIAPQVVFEITSPSKTFDEMDMKLLFFDRYGVEEYYIYDPQCQILRVFLRQDEGLQIVTWEQNWTSPRLGIHFEMSEDSLVLRRPDSTIFQTFEEITLLLDQANQRIADANQRAAEAERRSQQLAEKLIALSIDPNT; this comes from the coding sequence ATGGTTACTCAGTTGCTTACACAAACACCGATTATTTATCCAGACTGCGATGGTCAACCTATGGCAAATAACACAACCCAATTTTGCTGGATTGTCACGATCAAGCAGAATTTAGAATGGATTTTTGCTAATGATGATGTTTTTGTAGCGAGAGACTTGTTTTGGTATCCCATTGAAGGAAAAGCCTCGATAGTGGTTGCTCCTGATTTGATGGTGGCGATTGGTAGACCTAAGGGCGATCGCAAATCCTATCAACAATGGAATGAAGCGAATATCGCACCTCAAGTTGTCTTTGAAATCACTTCTCCTAGCAAAACCTTCGATGAGATGGATATGAAGTTGCTATTCTTCGATCGCTACGGAGTTGAAGAATATTATATTTACGATCCCCAGTGTCAGATTTTACGAGTATTTTTGCGTCAAGACGAGGGCTTACAGATCGTAACTTGGGAACAGAATTGGACAAGTCCTCGCTTGGGAATTCACTTTGAGATGAGTGAAGATAGCTTAGTTCTGCGTCGTCCTGATAGCACAATATTCCAGACTTTTGAAGAAATTACTCTATTACTTGATCAGGCAAATCAAAGGATCGCAGACGCAAATCAAAGAGCTGCCGAGGCGGAAAGGCGATCGCAACAGTTAGCAGAAAAACTAATCGCCCTAAGCATTGATCCCAATACTTAG
- a CDS encoding ABC transporter permease: MQKLKPIAKSPAKTLARQRIQVAKVPFAEILIMAAESLWNNRLRTALTMLGVIIGIAAVIAITSIGQGIQKSTEIQLQALGTNSINVLTGAARTGGINQGGGSASTLTLEDAQAVAKAPAVKLVSAYLQRNRQVSYGNQNTSTTVIGTDVNYSPIRNTFPTEGRYFEQEDIDNAKSLVVLGSKVKSDLFGRANAIGERIRIQGEQYQVIGVMESKGSSGGFDQDDRVFIPLKNMSARQVGNNALQGISVSGFWVQALDESELEAAQFQLTNLLRLRHKIYPPQPDDFRIVNQTDIVSAFTNIVGLLTLMVGAIAAISLIVGGIGIANIMLVSVVERTREIGVRKALGATRAAILNQFLTEAILVSGLGGVIGIGLGIAIAYGSATIFQFPFLISIWAVLAGFGLSMIVGLVAGVIPARSAAKLDPIQALRSD; this comes from the coding sequence ATGCAAAAGTTAAAGCCAATCGCCAAATCTCCAGCAAAAACATTAGCAAGGCAACGGATTCAAGTTGCGAAAGTCCCATTTGCGGAGATTCTGATCATGGCGGCAGAATCCTTGTGGAATAATCGCCTGCGTACAGCCTTGACGATGCTAGGCGTAATCATTGGCATTGCGGCGGTAATTGCAATTACATCAATTGGACAGGGCATTCAGAAGTCAACCGAAATTCAGCTACAGGCGCTTGGTACGAATTCGATTAATGTGCTTACGGGCGCAGCGCGGACTGGCGGTATTAATCAGGGTGGCGGCTCGGCTTCGACTTTGACTTTAGAAGATGCTCAAGCTGTGGCAAAAGCCCCAGCAGTAAAGCTAGTCTCAGCATATTTACAAAGAAATCGCCAAGTTTCCTACGGTAATCAAAATACTTCCACAACAGTGATTGGGACGGATGTTAATTATTCACCGATTCGGAATACTTTCCCAACTGAGGGTAGATATTTTGAGCAAGAAGATATTGATAATGCTAAATCCTTGGTAGTGCTTGGCTCAAAGGTGAAATCTGATTTATTTGGAAGAGCAAATGCAATCGGCGAGAGAATTCGCATTCAGGGAGAGCAGTATCAAGTAATTGGTGTTATGGAATCTAAGGGATCTTCAGGTGGTTTCGATCAAGATGATCGCGTATTTATTCCCTTAAAAAATATGTCAGCACGACAGGTTGGAAATAATGCTTTGCAAGGGATCTCCGTAAGTGGTTTTTGGGTACAAGCCTTAGATGAATCGGAACTTGAGGCGGCTCAATTCCAATTAACGAATCTCTTACGTCTGCGTCATAAAATTTATCCACCGCAACCCGATGACTTCCGCATTGTCAACCAAACGGATATTGTCAGTGCCTTCACAAATATTGTCGGATTGCTAACCCTAATGGTCGGGGCGATCGCAGCCATCTCCCTGATCGTTGGTGGTATCGGCATCGCCAATATCATGCTCGTTTCCGTAGTCGAGCGCACCCGTGAAATCGGAGTCCGCAAAGCTCTGGGAGCAACGAGAGCTGCCATTCTCAATCAATTTCTCACCGAGGCGATTTTAGTTTCAGGGCTAGGTGGTGTCATTGGCATTGGATTGGGAATAGCGATCGCCTATGGATCAGCAACGATTTTTCAATTCCCATTCCTGATCTCAATTTGGGCAGTTTTAGCAGGTTTCGGCTTATCGATGATTGTCGGACTAGTTGCAGGCGTAATTCCCGCCCGCAGTGCCGCCAAACTTGATCCTATTCAAGCGCTTAGAAGCGACTAA
- a CDS encoding efflux RND transporter periplasmic adaptor subunit yields the protein MQTEHQLEPKEDYLPEELSDFPNELASPKKSFLGRWKWRIGVILILALVGGGGYYTYTQMIAPASQQGSRKRDRVISIKRTDLPIIVTANGTIQPEKSINVSPKSSGRLKTLLVKEGQSVNAGQILAYMDESNMIGQLTQADGQLAAAQASLDLLRAGNRSQDIAQVQANLANAQSTLEQSEIIYRQNQQLYKEGAIASRDLDTSRTTMEANRAKVTQAREALSLQRAGSRPEDIDRAQAQVVVAAGTLQTVQSQLEDTIIRAPFDGVVVRKYADPGAFVTPTTSGSAVSSATASSILALATNNQVVANVAEANIAQIAVGQEVSFQVDAYPNKKFSGRVVSISPQAIVNQNVTSFEVKAEITSKDKNLLRSGMNASLEFRAGQLKDVLVVPTVAIVRQQGSTGVYVKTEQSATPVFTQIETGVTVDDKTEVKSGLNGDEKIFVSFPEGSRPKSEPRGVPGLTPSTPQRQRG from the coding sequence ATGCAAACCGAGCACCAGCTAGAACCGAAGGAAGACTATCTCCCCGAAGAACTATCCGATTTCCCTAACGAGCTTGCTTCACCAAAGAAATCGTTTCTAGGACGCTGGAAATGGCGGATTGGGGTGATCTTAATCCTTGCTTTAGTTGGTGGCGGTGGTTACTATACCTATACCCAAATGATTGCGCCTGCTAGTCAACAAGGAAGCCGTAAGCGCGATCGCGTGATTTCGATAAAACGGACTGATTTACCAATCATTGTTACCGCAAATGGCACAATCCAGCCCGAAAAATCAATTAACGTCAGTCCTAAAAGTTCGGGCAGACTCAAAACCTTATTAGTCAAGGAAGGGCAATCTGTGAACGCTGGACAAATCCTCGCCTATATGGATGAGTCCAATATGATCGGACAACTTACTCAGGCTGATGGTCAGTTGGCGGCGGCACAGGCAAGTCTCGACCTTCTCCGCGCAGGCAATCGTTCTCAGGATATTGCTCAAGTTCAAGCAAATTTAGCCAATGCCCAATCCACCCTCGAACAGTCAGAAATCATTTATCGCCAAAATCAACAGTTATATAAGGAGGGGGCGATCGCTTCTAGGGATCTGGATACTTCAAGGACAACCATGGAGGCAAATCGCGCTAAAGTTACTCAAGCGAGAGAAGCTCTATCTTTGCAGCGAGCAGGTTCGCGTCCTGAAGATATTGATCGCGCACAGGCGCAAGTTGTAGTAGCAGCAGGAACTTTACAAACGGTGCAATCACAATTAGAAGACACGATTATTCGCGCTCCCTTTGATGGTGTAGTAGTGAGGAAGTATGCTGATCCAGGAGCCTTTGTTACCCCAACTACTTCAGGCAGTGCAGTTAGTTCGGCAACAGCTTCGTCAATCCTTGCCCTAGCCACAAATAATCAAGTTGTCGCCAATGTTGCCGAAGCCAATATTGCTCAAATAGCCGTTGGTCAGGAGGTCTCCTTTCAAGTTGATGCCTATCCCAATAAGAAATTTAGCGGTCGAGTCGTATCAATTTCACCGCAGGCGATCGTGAACCAAAATGTCACTAGTTTTGAGGTGAAGGCAGAAATCACTTCTAAGGATAAGAATTTATTGAGATCAGGCATGAATGCCAGCTTAGAATTCCGAGCAGGTCAGTTAAAAGATGTTTTGGTTGTACCTACTGTAGCGATCGTGCGACAGCAAGGCAGTACGGGTGTCTATGTGAAGACAGAGCAGAGTGCAACTCCCGTATTTACGCAAATTGAAACAGGTGTCACTGTGGATGATAAAACTGAAGTAAAATCTGGCTTGAATGGTGACGAGAAAATCTTTGTTTCCTTTCCTGAAGGTTCCCGTCCCAAGAGCGAGCCAAGAGGTGTTCCAGGGTTAACACCTTCTACGCCACAGAGACAACGTGGTTAG
- the ypfJ gene encoding KPN_02809 family neutral zinc metallopeptidase: protein MKWDEMRESNNVEDVRDGSYSSSSSPLGMLGGLGFGGIAIALVAGLIFKVNPAQLFGFLSNTKQPATQALVKQPTRDRDAAFVKSILGDTEDTWGRIFKKQLNTNYQAPKLVLFAGSVKSACGSAKTSAGPFYCPADKKVYLDMGFFQYLEATAGSDADFARAYAIAHEVGHHIQNLRGISGNVRKLKASSSKVKANELSVRLELQADCLAGVWGHFTAQRGLISEQDITKALNTATQIGDDYLQKQSKGGHVIPESFTHGTSQQRVTWFKRGLNTGDMNQCDTFATNQL from the coding sequence ATGAAATGGGATGAAATGCGGGAGAGCAACAACGTAGAAGATGTGCGTGACGGTTCTTATAGCTCAAGCTCATCACCATTAGGAATGCTAGGTGGTTTAGGCTTTGGTGGTATTGCGATCGCCCTAGTTGCTGGTCTAATTTTTAAAGTTAATCCTGCTCAGCTTTTCGGCTTTCTATCTAATACCAAGCAACCTGCAACACAGGCTCTAGTCAAACAACCAACTAGGGATCGCGATGCTGCCTTTGTCAAATCAATTCTCGGTGATACCGAAGATACTTGGGGAAGAATTTTTAAAAAACAGCTAAATACTAACTATCAAGCCCCTAAATTAGTCCTATTTGCAGGTTCAGTTAAGTCGGCATGTGGCTCTGCAAAAACTTCGGCGGGTCCCTTCTACTGCCCTGCGGACAAGAAAGTATATTTAGATATGGGTTTCTTTCAATATCTAGAAGCTACGGCTGGGAGTGACGCAGACTTTGCACGCGCCTACGCGATCGCCCATGAAGTTGGTCATCATATCCAAAATTTACGTGGCATATCTGGTAATGTCCGAAAGCTAAAGGCAAGCTCTAGCAAGGTCAAAGCTAACGAACTCTCGGTACGTCTGGAATTACAAGCAGATTGCCTTGCAGGAGTATGGGGGCATTTCACGGCGCAGCGTGGCTTGATTTCTGAGCAAGATATCACCAAGGCTCTCAATACGGCTACGCAAATTGGTGATGACTACTTACAAAAACAGTCCAAGGGTGGTCATGTGATTCCCGAATCCTTTACCCATGGAACATCTCAACAAAGAGTCACTTGGTTTAAGCGAGGTCTGAATACGGGGGATATGAATCAGTGTGATACCTTTGCGACCAATCAGCTATAG
- a CDS encoding ABC transporter permease: MRYLLRLIGTLFSTYYAYMLEYRAELFIWLLSNSLPFILMGAWLKASENGSFGMTSLEFIRYFLAVFIVRQFNIVWVIWDFEKELISGQLSHRLLQPIDPFWHHLINHIAERWARFPMLVVLIALFFMLYPQSFWIPSLATGLLAAFLVAIAFLLRFLIQYTFGMLAFWTERASAIEQLWFLSYIFLSGIIAPLEVFPPLARDIVLWTPFPYMVYFPSAILVGKAVNIWQGIGVMAGWMAVTVVINRWLWRKGIKQYSGMGA, encoded by the coding sequence ATTAGATATCTACTGCGTCTCATTGGAACTCTGTTCTCAACCTATTACGCCTACATGCTCGAATATCGTGCCGAGCTATTTATCTGGTTACTATCTAACTCTTTGCCATTTATTCTCATGGGAGCATGGCTCAAGGCTTCAGAAAATGGCAGCTTTGGGATGACATCACTAGAATTTATCCGCTACTTTCTCGCTGTATTTATCGTGCGCCAGTTTAATATTGTCTGGGTAATTTGGGACTTTGAGAAGGAACTCATTTCAGGACAGCTTTCCCATCGACTATTACAACCCATCGATCCCTTTTGGCATCATTTAATCAATCATATTGCTGAGCGTTGGGCAAGATTTCCCATGCTCGTTGTGCTCATTGCCCTATTTTTCATGCTCTATCCACAATCATTTTGGATTCCTTCATTGGCAACTGGTTTACTCGCAGCATTCCTAGTAGCGATCGCATTTTTGCTAAGATTCCTAATTCAATACACTTTTGGAATGCTTGCCTTTTGGACAGAACGTGCTAGTGCGATCGAGCAACTCTGGTTTTTATCCTATATATTTCTCTCTGGAATTATTGCGCCCTTAGAAGTATTTCCACCATTAGCAAGGGATATCGTCCTCTGGACTCCGTTTCCGTATATGGTCTATTTCCCATCGGCTATTTTAGTGGGTAAGGCAGTAAATATCTGGCAGGGAATCGGCGTAATGGCGGGATGGATGGCAGTTACTGTTGTGATCAATCGCTGGCTATGGCGCAAGGGAATTAAACAATATTCAGGAATGGGAGCGTAA
- a CDS encoding DNA phosphorothioation system restriction enzyme gives MAESNQDYISKAITLDHGIPILPACLKLRDYQKQAIANWFKNSGRGTLKMATGSGKTITALAIATELYQKIELQVLLIVCPYRHLVIQWSRECQKFGLEPILAFESVHNWQDRLSTQLYNVRSGNQKFLTVITTNATLIGQGLQSQLRYFPEKTLIVGDEAHNLGSRRLVESLPRNVGLRLALSATPERYFDDQGTEAIFDYFGSVLQPEFTLADAIRAGALVHYLYYPILVELTESETEKYADLTKKIGRAIAFDGDRDDNEIVAALLMQRARLLGSAANKLVALRELMQQRLDTSHTLIYCGDGSVEDEVTADSNRQLDAVAQLLGSELGYRVNTYTAETSLDEREDLRLWFETGELQGLVAIRCLDEGVDIPAIQTAIMLASSSNPRQFIQRRGRLLRSHPHKKRATLFDMIVLPPDLGRETIDVERNLLKKELQRFVEFANLADNGGEARLKLLDLQQRYGLMDL, from the coding sequence ATGGCAGAGTCAAATCAAGATTACATTTCTAAAGCTATAACTCTAGATCACGGTATTCCGATATTGCCCGCTTGTTTGAAATTGCGCGACTATCAGAAACAGGCGATCGCTAATTGGTTTAAGAATAGTGGACGCGGCACGTTAAAAATGGCGACGGGTAGCGGTAAGACAATTACGGCACTAGCGATCGCGACGGAACTTTATCAAAAGATTGAGTTGCAGGTTTTACTGATTGTTTGTCCCTATCGTCATCTGGTAATTCAATGGTCAAGGGAATGTCAAAAATTTGGGCTAGAACCAATCTTGGCTTTTGAAAGTGTTCATAATTGGCAAGATCGGCTGTCTACGCAACTTTATAATGTGCGATCGGGCAATCAAAAATTTCTGACTGTAATTACTACAAATGCGACGCTGATCGGGCAGGGATTACAGTCGCAGTTGCGTTATTTTCCTGAGAAAACTCTAATCGTGGGTGATGAGGCGCATAATTTAGGGTCAAGGCGTTTGGTTGAGAGTTTACCTCGTAATGTTGGGCTGAGACTAGCGCTGTCAGCAACTCCAGAGCGATATTTTGACGACCAAGGAACTGAGGCTATATTTGATTATTTTGGCTCGGTGCTCCAGCCAGAATTTACGCTAGCGGATGCAATTAGGGCAGGAGCCTTGGTGCATTATCTTTACTATCCGATTTTGGTAGAACTGACGGAATCCGAGACTGAGAAATATGCTGACTTAACGAAAAAGATTGGTAGGGCGATCGCTTTTGATGGCGATCGTGATGATAACGAGATTGTAGCGGCTTTATTAATGCAAAGGGCTAGGTTATTGGGATCTGCTGCTAACAAGTTAGTTGCTTTGCGAGAACTGATGCAGCAACGTCTAGATACATCACATACATTGATTTATTGTGGTGACGGATCGGTTGAAGATGAGGTAACAGCCGATAGTAATCGCCAATTAGATGCAGTGGCGCAGTTACTCGGCTCGGAATTAGGATATCGGGTTAATACTTACACTGCGGAAACATCTTTAGATGAGCGTGAGGATTTACGGCTTTGGTTTGAAACAGGTGAATTACAGGGGCTAGTAGCGATTCGTTGTTTAGATGAAGGTGTCGATATTCCTGCAATTCAAACAGCGATTATGTTAGCAAGTAGCAGCAATCCCCGTCAGTTTATTCAGCGTCGAGGTAGGCTTTTAAGGTCGCACCCTCATAAAAAACGTGCAACTTTATTTGACATGATTGTGTTACCACCTGATTTAGGTAGAGAGACAATCGACGTTGAACGTAATCTACTCAAAAAGGAGTTACAACGCTTTGTCGAGTTTGCGAATCTAGCAGATAACGGCGGCGAGGCTAGACTAAAGCTATTGGATTTACAACAACGCTATGGGTTGATGGATTTATAG